Proteins encoded within one genomic window of Rhinolophus sinicus isolate RSC01 linkage group LG05, ASM3656204v1, whole genome shotgun sequence:
- the DCDC2C gene encoding doublecortin domain-containing protein 2C yields the protein MGTRGPYALVDTTPAKTILVYRNGDQFFVGRKFVLARRRVATFEALLEQLTEQVEVPMGVRRLYTPTRGSQVLELDALRPGGKYVAAGREPFKKLDYIHIVPRKPAKMRRLKEIKPVVHCDISVPSRWQTCHRLCRHINVFTNGQLFIPPVRIIIPKFSLTDWNNVLGTIGEKVFPLGGVRKLFTMNGHLLDNSKHLQDNHFYVAAGLETFKYFPYWQCPKVPTEVQQKYMDIEKYSQRKKKGDPKGKEPHRQDGTAPKAQDSVFYAKEEKKKTGGEPLVHSGAEGDVYKAQTPNMETQGAPEVKEAQDVQVEVPVDQVPAETVKEDDQTLSNDPGSESNEKEEEDARLYEDNKRKHLSRMSARIKKWFRFLEKNHMAF from the exons ATGGGCACTCGCGGGCCCTACGCGCTGGTGGACACCACGCCCGCCAAAACCATCCTGGTGTACCGCAACGGGGACCAGTTCTTCGTGGGCCGCAAGTTCGTGCTGGCGCGGCGGCGCGTGGCCACTTTCGAGGCGCTGCTGGAGCAGCTGACGGAGCAGGTGGAGGTGCCGATGGGTGTGCGGCGCCTGTACACGCCCACGCGTGGGAGTCAGGTGCTCGAGTTGGACGCGCTGCGGCCTGGCGGCAAGTACGTGGCCGCAGGCCGCGAGCCCTTCAAGAAGCTCGA ttataTTCATATAGTTCCCAGAAAACCTGCAAAGATGAGAAGGTTGAAGGAA ATCAAACCGGTGGTACACTGTGATATCAGTGTGCCTTCCAGGTGGCAAACGTGTCATCGTCTGTGCCGACACATAAA TGTGTTCACGAACGGACAATTGTTTATTCCCCCTGTACGGATTATCATCCCCAAGTTCAGTCTGACGGACTGGAATAATGTGCTGGGCACGATCGGAGAGAAGGTCTTCCCTCTGGGGGGCGTGCGAAA aTTGTTTACAATGAATGGGCATCTTTTGGACAACTCAAAGCATTTGCAAGACAACCATTTTTATGTGGCGGCAGGACTGGAGACCTTCAAATACTTCCCTTACTGGCAGTGCCCCAAGGTCCCTACTGAGGTCCAACA AAAGTACATGGACATCGAGAAATactcacaaaggaagaaaaaa GGGGACCCCAAAGGAAAAGAACCTCATAGACAGGATGGCACTGCACCTAAAGCACAGGATTCTGTCTTTTAcgccaaagaagaaaagaagaaaacagggggAGAGCCTTTAGTCCACAGCGGTGCAG AAGGTGACGTGTATAAAGCCCAGACTCCTAACATGGAAACCCAAGGGGCACCGGAAGTGAAGGAGGCCCAGGACGTGCAGGTGGAGGTGCCTGTGGACCAG GTACCAGCTGAGACAGTTAAAGAAGATGACCAGACACTCAGTAACGACCCTGGTTCTGAAAGCAACGAGAAG gaAGAAGAAGATGCCAGGCTTTatgaagacaacaaaagaaag